The Halorussus gelatinilyticus genome contains the following window.
TGGAGGTGGGCAGTAACGTGGTGAACCGTCAGGTCGCCGCCGTAGGCGAGGTCGCCCGCGGCCGCGAGCGTCTCGGGGTCGAAGCGCACTCTGCGGGGCGTCTCGGTCAGCGCGACGTACTCGCCGCCGACGCGCGCGACGTTGACGTTCGCGTTGTCGGTCGGGTCGCCGAGAAACGACTTCAACCGGTAGAGGTAGCTCCCCGAGGTGGCGAACTGGCCGGTGAGACGACCTTCCTCGACGGCTTCGCGGTATGCGTCGGTCCGGAGGAACCGATTCGAGTAGGTCACGCCGCCACGCCCCTCCTCGAACCGGAACTTGTGGAGCATCGCCAGTCCGTCGAACCAGTGTTCGACGCGCTCGCCGCCGACCTCGAACTTGCCGGGACCGTTGCGGACCAGCGACCCCGAGAGCCACGCCGGAATCTCGCCCGCCACGTCGAGCGCGAGGTTTTCGTGTTCGGAGTCGAGCGACCGGAACCCCGGACTGTAGGCTGACATTCGTCTCCCGAATCGGTCTCCACCGCGAAAGCCGTGGTGGTCGGTAGCACGGCTCGAGAAGGGTCGCGGGAGCGGTCACCTCACGTCTTCCGGTAGCGGTCCACGGTCTGGACCCACGGCCCGGAGAGGTACAACTCGTCGTCGCCGAGCGCCAGTCCCTTTCCGCGGCGATATCTCGGACTCCACCCGCACCCGTCCCGTCCCGTCTTCTCCGCGACGCGGAACCGGTCGCGGCGCTCGCCCGACGCGGCGTCGAAGACCCGGACGTACCCGCGATGGTCGAAGACGAACGCGAGCGACCCGTCCGAAGCGAGGTCGGCGATTCCGGGCGCTTCGTCGGCTTCGCCGTCCCGCTCGCCCGTGACGCGCCAGCGCTCCTCGCCCGTCGAGCGCGAGAAGGCGACGACGGCTCCGCGCTCCGTCCCGACGAAGAACCGCTCGCCGTCGCGCTCTGTGGCGCTGACCGTACCGGAAATCGAGCGAGTCCATCGCTCCGCGCCCGAGTCGGGCGCGAGCGCCGCGACCCGTCCGTCGTCGCTGGCGACGTGGACCGCCGATTCGTCGGCGAACACGTCCTCCCAGACCATCTCGCCGACTTCGGTCCGCCAGCGCTGGCGTCCGTCCTCAACCGCGAGTCCGTAGACGCTCCCGGCTTCGGTTCCCGCGACCACGGTATCGCCGACGATTTCCGGACCGGCCCAGACCGTCTCGTCCACATCGGTCGCCCAGACCTCCTCGCCCGACGCGTCGTCGAGCGCGACGACGCGGTGGGTGAACCGGTCGCTGGTCGGGTCCACGTCGGCCGCCTCGGAGTGAGAGATACCGACCAGCACGCGGCCGTCGGTTTTGGCCGGTTGGCCCCACGCGCCGCCGCCGTAGGTCTCGCGCCCGCCGGCGTCGTACTCCCATTCGACGTGGCCGGTTCGCCGGTCGAGCGCGTACACGTAGTCCGCGCCGGTGCCGAAATAGACGCTCCCGTCGGCGACCAGCGGGACGCCGGCCCCGCCGCCGGTCACGGTGAACACCCAGTTCGCGCTTCCGTCGTACCGCCGGAGCGAGACGACGCGCGAGACCATGTCACCGCTCGTCGTGCCGTGGTTCTCCGAGGCGTAGACCGCCGACTCGCCGACGAACGGCGCGGACCAGCCCTCGCCGTGGAACGCCCAGTTCGGTTCTCTGCGGTCGAGGCACTGCCCGTCCTCGAACCACCGGTAGCCGCCGACGCCGACCGCCGCGGTGCCGAGTCCGGCGAGGACCTGGCGACGACTGAGCTCCGTCATTCGATGGAGACAGGTTACTCTGCCGTCATAAGTCTTCTACTCTCTGTCGAAGCGGTCACTCGCAGCCGAGCTTTCGGGTTACCGTCCCGCTCTCCGCGACCGTGAACTCCAATCGAACCCGGCCGCCCTGCTCGGTGCAGTCGGTCGCCAGCGACCCGACTCGGCCGTCGGAGAGGTCCGCTCTCCGAGTCGTGTTCCCGGCGCGGACGTAGACGGCGTACTCGCCGTGCGGTCCGTTCATCTCTCCGGCGTCGAGCGTCGCGGCGTCGAGTTCGTCGCCGGTCGAGCGAGCATCGAGGTGGAACTCCTCCCAGCGGACGACCGACCCGTTCTCGACGACGAGTACCGAGACCGCCCGGTCGGTCGTGTCGTGATTCTCGATACGTATCTCTTCGAGCGCTGGCGGCCGTGCGTCGTCCGTTCCGGGAGCGAGCGCGGCCGAACAGCCGGCGAGTCCGACGAGGAGGGCCAGACAGAGCCACGCGGCGGCGCATCGGTGTCGGGGGCGACTCGCAGGCGGGGACATTGGCCGAGGGATACGACCGACGGAACAAGTCGCTTCTGGAGTCGCGACGCTCGGCCGTCGCTCCCGAGACCCGAGCCGTCAGTCGTGAACTAACACGTCCAGCACGTCCGGTCCGTCCCTGTCCAACGCCGCTTCGAGCGCCGACTCGATTTCGTCGGGTTCCGGGACGAGACGCCCGCGAGCGCCGTGGCTCTCGGCGTTGGCCGGGATGTCCACCGGCGGGTCGAAGTCCATGCCGACGAACTCGTAGTCGTCCTCCTCGCCGCCGAAGAGGTCCAGCGTGTTGTCCTTCAGGATGCGGTAGTTGCGGTTGTCCGGAATCACGACCGTCAGGTCCACGTCCTCGCGGGCCGCCGAGTAGAGCGTCTGAGGGTAGTAGAGATACGAGCCGTCGCCGACGAAGCCGATTACGTCGCGGGGGTCGTCGGTCTGTGACTCCGCGATGGCCGTGCCGACCGAGGCCGGAAGCCCGTAGCCCAGTCCGCCGCCCTTGTTCGAGACGTACTGCTCGGGTTCGAGGTCCCAGCGGGTCAGCATCGCGTACTTGGCGGTGACGCCCTCGTCCACGATGTAGGCGTCGGGCGCGACCGACTCCATCGCGTCCACGAGTTCGGCCTTCGAGGCGCGCGGGTCGTCGGCCTCGTCGTCGGCCATCTCGGCCATCCGGCTCTCGACCATGTTCTTGACCATCTCCACGCGGTCGAGGCGCTCCTCGCGGTCCGACGCGGTGAGGCGCTTGCGCAGTGTCTCGGCGAGGTCCCGGAGGACGTGGCCGGGGTCGCCGACGACCGCGGCGTCGGCCGGCTGATTCTTGCCGACCTGCCACGCGTCGTCGCTGACGTGGACGCAGGTCGAGTCCTCGGCGACGAGCGGGCGGTCGTGGCGGGTCAGCGTCGTGTTGGTCGAACAGCCGACGAAGACGAGGTTGTCCGCGCCCAGCAGGGTCGCCGCGAGGTCCTCGTCCGGCGGCACGTACGACACCCACTGGTCGTGGTCGGTCGGGAAATCGACCTCGCAGGCCAGAATCTCGCCGTGGACGCGCGCGCCGGTGGCTTCGGCGAACTCGACCGCGGCGTCTATCGCGTCCACGCCCGAGCGAGCAACGCCGTCGCCGACGATGAGCGCCACGTCCTCGCTCGGGTCCGCGAGCAGGTCCGCGGCGCGCTCGATTTGGGCGGGGTCGCCCCGGCCGCCGTCGGGAATCTCGCCGAGGCGTTCCGGGGTCGCGTCCGTCTCGGCCATCATCACGTCGAGGGGGAGCGCGAGGAAGACCGGCCCGGTCGGGGGCGTGAGCGCGACGCGGAACGCCCGGCGGAGCATCGTCGGCAGGGCCGACACGTCGCCCACCTCGGCGCTCCACTTGGCGAACTCGTCGGCCATCTCTACGAGGTCCCCGGAGAGAATCGGCTCCTCGTGGCGGAAGTCGGTGCTGTGGTTGCCCGCCGTCACGACCAGCGGCGCGCCGGCCACGCTCGCGCCGTAGAGGTTGCCCAACCCGTGGGCGAGGCCGGGCGCGACGTGGAGGTTCACGACGCCGACCGGCGTTACCGAATCGTCGTGGTGCGAGTGATACCGGCGGGTGCTGGCGTACCCCGCGGCCATCTCGACCGCCACGTCCTCGTGGAGTCCGAGGACGTATTCGAGGTCGCTGTCGCCCAAGGCGTTCATCACGGGCAGTTCCGTGGTGCCGGGGTTGCCGAAGACGTGCGTGACGCCGTACCGGTCGAGCGCGTCCACGAACAGGTCGGCCCCGGTGTACTCGTCGGTCATGGTGCGTGATTCGGAATCGCGGGTGAAAGAAGTTGGTCCCCCTGCAAGCTGTTCGCTTTCGTGACGTGTTCGCCTCGCCTCGTCTCGCCTCGCGTTTCGGAGCGTTGGCCTCACCGCTGTTTCGGCGCGCGCTGGCGCGGCACGGGGCCGCGCCATCAGCGCGCGAGGGACGACCGGAGGGAGGAGGTTGGGGAGGACGAGGCCGGTGCCGTGCGGGTGCGGTACGATTTGCTCAAGCCTGACGCTAGCTTCCCCTCGGCTGGTTTCATCGTTCCGAAGTCCCCGACGGCGACAACGAACTGCTACCGCGACAGTAACGGCGAACCGCTACCCGACACCGACACCGAACCGCTGCGATTGCCGACTCCGAGGAGTTGACCGCACAGCAACCGCCCCGCACCGCGACCGCGCCCCGAACCTCCCCGCTTGCGTCTACGCTCGCGCGGAACCGCGAGCGCAGACGCGGCGCGTCCCGTGGAGTGTTCCACCGAGTGAAACATGTCGATTAGCTCGCCAAGCGCGACATGTCGGGTATCACACTAAGCGCGACATGTCGGTTATCACACCGAGCGCCACCTGTCGGCTGTTCCACCGAGCGCGCTCGATGGTCGGGTGTCCCGCCGGTGATCGCTCCCGACCTCGCGTCCTGTCAGCCGAGGCTACCTTTCACCAGTCTTTTTACCTATCTACGCACAGCTTTCAGCCAAGACTACGCGCCGGTCTACGGAACCGAGCCAGCCGACCTCTCACCACATGTCAGACGAGCCCGCACCCCTGTTGCCCGACGACGAACAGTCCCGCGACCGACTCCGCGCCGCTCTGGTGGCGTGTTGCGTCCTCGCGGTCGTCCTCGCGGGCACGCTCGTCCCCGCCATCTCGGGTGCCGGACTCGGGAGTACGCCGCTCGGCTCCGCCGTCCCGCAACCGGGCGTCAACCCCTACGGGGCCTCGCAGGGGAGCGGCGGCGCCGGGAGCGGCGGCGGACTCGGCGCGCTCAACCCCGGCGAGCGGACCGGCGTCGGCGGGTCGCTCGCGGCCGAGAACCGGTCGAGCGCCTTCCGGTCGCAGAACGCCGAGACCCACTTCCGGGTCCGGAGTTCGGTGCCCTCCTACTGGCGGACCGGCGCGTACGACACCTACACCGGGTCGGGGTGGAAGCAGTCCGGCGAGCGCCGACGCTACGACGGCCCGATTCGCGGCGGCGGGATACGGGGTCGAGAGGTCCGGTATCGCGTCACGTTGGAGCGGTCGGCGACCGCACTGCCGAGCGTCTGGCGCGCGAACGCCATCCGGACCCAAAGCGACGCGAGCGACGTCTACGTCACCGACGCGCGCGCCTTCGAGACCGGGAGTCCCGTCTCGCCCGGCACGACCTACACCGGGGTCAGCCACCTGCCCGCCCGCGACCCGACCGTCCTGCGCGCCGCGGGGCGAAACTACCCCAGCGAGGTCGAGCGCCGGTACACCGACCTGCCCGCCGATACCGACCGGCGCATCGGCGAGTTCACGGACGATCTGACCGCCGGTTCGACCTCGGCCTACGAGGAGGCCCGGCGCATCGAGTCGTGGCTCGAAGCGAACAAGAACTACTCGCTGAACGTCTCCCAACCCGCGGGCGAGGACGTGGCCTCGCAGTTCGTCTTCGACATGGAGCGGGGCTACTGCGAGTACTTCGCCACCGCGATGACCGTGATGCTCCGCTCGCAGGACATCCCGGCGCGCTACGTCGTGGGCTACTCGACGGGCCAGTCGGTCGGCGAGAACACCTACGAGGTCCGCGGGATGAACGCCCACGCGTGGGTCGAGGTGTACTTCCCCGAGGTGGGCTGGGTCCGGTTCGACCCGACGCCGGGACGGGAGCGCATCGAATCCGAACAGCAGGCCTTGGCCAACCAGACCAGCGCGGACCCGAGCGACTACTCGCCGACCGAGACCGGCAGTCCCGGCGAGCGGTTCTCCGCGAACCGGTCGAACGCGACCGGCGGAGGGAACTCGACCGCGACGACCGGAGCGCCCGGCACGAGGCCCGGCGAGTCGGGGACCGCGACCCCGAGCGGCGAGACCCCGGCCACCGCTTCGACGCCGACCGACGGAACCACGGACGGCGAGCGACCCAGCTCGACGACCGTCGGCGGCGAGACGACGCGAAACGACCGGACGACGACCGAGACGACCCGGACCGACACCACCGCGAGCCGGTACGCCGTCAGACTCAACCGGACCCCGGTCCCCGGCGCGACGGTCGAGGTGACGGTCACGGACGACGGGGACCCCGCCATCGGCGTCCCGGTCGCGTTCAACGGGAAGCAGGTCGGCAGGACCGACACCGAGGGGACCGTCACCGCACGGGTTCCCTACGCCGAGAACCTACGGATAACGGTCGGGAAGCGGGCCGAGGTCGAACA
Protein-coding sequences here:
- a CDS encoding outer membrane protein assembly factor BamB family protein, with protein sequence MTELSRRQVLAGLGTAAVGVGGYRWFEDGQCLDRREPNWAFHGEGWSAPFVGESAVYASENHGTTSGDMVSRVVSLRRYDGSANWVFTVTGGGAGVPLVADGSVYFGTGADYVYALDRRTGHVEWEYDAGGRETYGGGAWGQPAKTDGRVLVGISHSEAADVDPTSDRFTHRVVALDDASGEEVWATDVDETVWAGPEIVGDTVVAGTEAGSVYGLAVEDGRQRWRTEVGEMVWEDVFADESAVHVASDDGRVAALAPDSGAERWTRSISGTVSATERDGERFFVGTERGAVVAFSRSTGEERWRVTGERDGEADEAPGIADLASDGSLAFVFDHRGYVRVFDAASGERRDRFRVAEKTGRDGCGWSPRYRRGKGLALGDDELYLSGPWVQTVDRYRKT
- a CDS encoding transglutaminase TgpA family protein, with amino-acid sequence MSDEPAPLLPDDEQSRDRLRAALVACCVLAVVLAGTLVPAISGAGLGSTPLGSAVPQPGVNPYGASQGSGGAGSGGGLGALNPGERTGVGGSLAAENRSSAFRSQNAETHFRVRSSVPSYWRTGAYDTYTGSGWKQSGERRRYDGPIRGGGIRGREVRYRVTLERSATALPSVWRANAIRTQSDASDVYVTDARAFETGSPVSPGTTYTGVSHLPARDPTVLRAAGRNYPSEVERRYTDLPADTDRRIGEFTDDLTAGSTSAYEEARRIESWLEANKNYSLNVSQPAGEDVASQFVFDMERGYCEYFATAMTVMLRSQDIPARYVVGYSTGQSVGENTYEVRGMNAHAWVEVYFPEVGWVRFDPTPGRERIESEQQALANQTSADPSDYSPTETGSPGERFSANRSNATGGGNSTATTGAPGTRPGESGTATPSGETPATASTPTDGTTDGERPSSTTVGGETTRNDRTTTETTRTDTTASRYAVRLNRTPVPGATVEVTVTDDGDPAIGVPVAFNGKQVGRTDTEGTVTARVPYAENLRITVGKRAEVEQARLSGPPAWASDAVLSLADPPRSLTDPPTRSSSSPPGAVAIAADNESNGTEYALATNASLAVSGDVATGNEVVVTATVEGVPVRNADVRLGGETVGTTDRNGRLRVELPESPGNVTLAVSRGSVSGERTLTLPRLELAADPQFPLALPGSQLEVSATYGGEPLTNATVTVAGTRKSTGIDGTATAALPFQRRAEIAVTAEGQTRRTTVSGLLVNLGLSLGGVALVLGGLAFAASRRGVTPRTLLDWLVRAVRAIPALAVAALFGAADRLAWAVETVGDALRELAAGRTTVSELLARLRAWLGERTRTVSLGPVRSLGGGPSPDVSGPEDDAEADSYRTLREAWATFLREVSVRRPAASTPGELADHAVREDDLPPAAVVTLRDAFRDVEYGARSPTDRLARVEEAVETIERAAREERERDSPDAPDARPGGDD
- a CDS encoding thiamine pyrophosphate-binding protein → MTDEYTGADLFVDALDRYGVTHVFGNPGTTELPVMNALGDSDLEYVLGLHEDVAVEMAAGYASTRRYHSHHDDSVTPVGVVNLHVAPGLAHGLGNLYGASVAGAPLVVTAGNHSTDFRHEEPILSGDLVEMADEFAKWSAEVGDVSALPTMLRRAFRVALTPPTGPVFLALPLDVMMAETDATPERLGEIPDGGRGDPAQIERAADLLADPSEDVALIVGDGVARSGVDAIDAAVEFAEATGARVHGEILACEVDFPTDHDQWVSYVPPDEDLAATLLGADNLVFVGCSTNTTLTRHDRPLVAEDSTCVHVSDDAWQVGKNQPADAAVVGDPGHVLRDLAETLRKRLTASDREERLDRVEMVKNMVESRMAEMADDEADDPRASKAELVDAMESVAPDAYIVDEGVTAKYAMLTRWDLEPEQYVSNKGGGLGYGLPASVGTAIAESQTDDPRDVIGFVGDGSYLYYPQTLYSAAREDVDLTVVIPDNRNYRILKDNTLDLFGGEEDDYEFVGMDFDPPVDIPANAESHGARGRLVPEPDEIESALEAALDRDGPDVLDVLVHD